Proteins encoded in a region of the Isosphaeraceae bacterium EP7 genome:
- the ruvX gene encoding Holliday junction resolvase RuvX, with product MSMTRILGLDFGTRRVGVAVSDPRHLLATPVEVYHRRDLTQDARHFRQIVADNDVDRIVVGLPLHTGGGEGDLAKAARAWGTWIAGITGLPVSYYDERYTSVEAEETLRAAGLKAKKRQELRDMLAARILLQNYLDAGCPLDEATATSLMDQPIPDEG from the coding sequence ATGAGCATGACACGCATCCTGGGCCTCGACTTCGGCACCCGACGGGTGGGCGTCGCCGTCAGCGACCCTCGTCATTTGTTGGCCACTCCGGTCGAGGTCTATCATCGACGCGACCTGACCCAGGATGCCCGCCACTTCCGCCAGATCGTGGCCGACAATGACGTCGATCGTATCGTCGTCGGCCTGCCGCTGCACACCGGCGGAGGCGAAGGAGACCTGGCTAAGGCCGCCCGTGCCTGGGGCACCTGGATCGCCGGGATCACCGGCCTGCCTGTCTCCTATTACGATGAGCGATATACCTCGGTCGAGGCCGAGGAGACGCTGAGGGCGGCCGGATTGAAGGCGAAGAAGCGTCAAGAGTTGCGCGACATGCTGGCGGCCCGGATCTTGCTCCAGAATTACCTCGACGCCGGCTGCCCCTTGGACGAGGCGACCGCCACCTCGTTGATGGATCAGCCCATTCCCGATGAAGGCTGA